Part of the Lysobacter enzymogenes genome is shown below.
CGTCGACGCGTGGTATCGCCTCGACGGCCTGCCGCTGAGTTTCCACCTGGGCCTGCGTCACGTCGGCGATTTCTACACCGACAACGCCAACCAGTTCCGGGTCCGCGCGCATACCGTCGCCGACGCCGCGGTCGACTGGAACGGCGCCAGCGGCCGCTACACCCTGCGCGTGCGCAACCTCGCCGATGCGTTCTATGCCGACTGGTCCGGCTACAGCGCGCGCCAGGTCTATCTGGGCGCGCCGCGCAGCGTCGAGCTGACCTACACCCGCGCATTCCGATGAACGACGCGGCGCGCCAGCGCGGGTTCTACCGCAGCGCGTGGCGCTGGCATTTCTACGCCGGCCTGCTGGTGATGCCGTTCTTGCTGGTGCTGGCGCTGACCGGCGCGGTGTACCTGTTCCACGACGAGATCGAGGACGCGGTGCACGCGCCGCTGCGCTTCGCGCCGCAGCGCCGCGCCGACCTGCCGCTGTCGCGCTTGCTCGACGCGGCGCGCGCGGCGTACCCGGGCGAGGTCACCCGCATCGACCTGCCCGCCGATCCGCGCCGCACCGCGCAGGTGTTCGTGACCCCGACCCGCGGCGAACCGCTGCGCGTGTTCGTCGACCCCGGCAGCGCGCGCGTACACGGCGCCTTCGTCTACACCCGCACCCTGGTCGGTTTCGCCGACACCATGCACGGCTCGCTGTTGCTGGGCCGCTTCGGCGACGCGCTGGTGGAAACCGCGGCGTGCTGGGCGCTGCTGCTGGTCGCCACCGGCGCCTACCTGTGGTGGCCGCGCGGGCGCGGCTGGCGCGCGGCGCTGTGGCCGGACTGGCGCGCGCGCGGCCGCGGCTTCTGGCGCAGCCTGCACGCCAGCGTCGGCGCGTGGACCGCGGCGCTGATCGTGTTCCTGATCCTGACCGGCCTGCCCTGGGCCGGGGTGTGGGGCGAGTTGCTGCGCGCGGGCTTGCAGCCGCTGGGCCTGGGTTATCCCGCCGAACACCGCCACCATGCCGCCGCCGCACCGCGGGTCGGGCAGGCGGTCGGCGATGC
Proteins encoded:
- a CDS encoding PepSY-associated TM helix domain-containing protein, producing the protein MNDAARQRGFYRSAWRWHFYAGLLVMPFLLVLALTGAVYLFHDEIEDAVHAPLRFAPQRRADLPLSRLLDAARAAYPGEVTRIDLPADPRRTAQVFVTPTRGEPLRVFVDPGSARVHGAFVYTRTLVGFADTMHGSLLLGRFGDALVETAACWALLLVATGAYLWWPRGRGWRAALWPDWRARGRGFWRSLHASVGAWTAALIVFLILTGLPWAGVWGELLRAGLQPLGLGYPAEHRHHAAAAPRVGQAVGDAPWTLRDAPLPASHAHHGAGHGAGHDASRGAAADIGIDAAVRTLAAHGLRGDYRLSLPHGADGVYTAVVYPDRPQGQRTVHVDRYSGAVAGDTGFADYGLGAKAVELGVQLHMGRYFGRANQIVMLLPCLGIVALSVSGAWMWWKRRPRGRLGAPPAPAPARLRTVAAIALACAIAFPLLGASLLLVAALDRWVIARVPRWAAFLH